A single region of the Chryseobacterium culicis genome encodes:
- a CDS encoding ferritin-like domain-containing protein, with the protein MKKTIQVSNQGATLDTSRRNFLKLGGVGLAIAGLTIIGCNDDDDFQIIEESKYDLGTGDVGVLNYAYALEQLEADFYTKVVNNFYTGISSIEKEVFTDLYHHEVIHRDFFKAAISGATDHVLPKLEFQYPNVNFNDRNSVLATAKALEDTGVAAYNGAGKYISNPAYLVIAGKIVSVEARHASAIRNLINPGSADFSGDDVIDANGLDLAKEPKDIVMAAGAFIKTPFTWKERGIN; encoded by the coding sequence ATGAAAAAAACAATTCAGGTTTCTAATCAGGGTGCTACCCTTGATACCAGCAGAAGAAACTTTTTAAAATTAGGTGGAGTAGGATTAGCCATTGCAGGCCTTACCATTATCGGATGTAATGATGATGATGACTTCCAGATTATAGAAGAATCCAAGTATGATTTGGGAACAGGAGATGTAGGCGTATTGAATTATGCCTATGCACTGGAACAGCTTGAAGCAGATTTTTATACAAAAGTGGTCAACAATTTTTATACGGGAATTTCCAGTATTGAAAAAGAGGTCTTTACTGATCTCTACCATCATGAGGTCATCCATCGGGATTTTTTCAAAGCAGCCATTAGCGGAGCTACAGATCATGTACTTCCAAAACTTGAATTCCAGTATCCGAATGTGAATTTTAATGACAGAAATTCGGTATTGGCCACTGCAAAAGCATTAGAAGATACAGGCGTGGCAGCGTATAATGGTGCCGGAAAATATATTTCCAATCCTGCTTATCTTGTCATTGCCGGAAAAATAGTTTCAGTGGAAGCCAGACATGCTTCTGCCATCAGAAATTTAATCAATCCGGGATCTGCAGATTTTTCAGGAGATGATGTGATAGATGCCAACGGTCTTGATCTTGCCAAAGAGCCCAAAGACATTGTAATGGCCGCAGGAGCATTTATCAAAACACCTTTTACCTGGAAAGAAAGAGGTATCAATTAA